A single Henriciella sp. AS95 DNA region contains:
- a CDS encoding SDR family oxidoreductase, giving the protein MVDIMSGKPTAGADEREDRTGQPSQGVAVITGAASGIGKAIAEKMLADGWHVHICDANPQAVEAFNAANPKIGASHADVSDPDQVAALVADVMAKHGRIDILINNAGISGMTAPVETFDQEDWRRTIDININGSFYFVREVVPAMKKAGKGAIINIASTAALFGYPQRTAYATSKWAMLGFTKTLAMELGPQGIRVNAVCPGSVEGPRIDGVIQRDAAQRGRDAADIRRVYESQVSMRKFVRAEDIANMCAFLASDAAAMVSGQIIAVDGHTESLSNPL; this is encoded by the coding sequence ATGGTCGACATCATGTCAGGAAAACCCACCGCAGGAGCGGATGAACGCGAAGACCGGACGGGCCAGCCCAGCCAGGGCGTCGCCGTGATCACGGGCGCAGCGTCCGGCATCGGAAAAGCGATCGCTGAAAAGATGCTCGCCGATGGTTGGCATGTTCATATCTGTGACGCGAACCCGCAGGCTGTCGAAGCCTTTAACGCCGCCAATCCGAAAATCGGGGCGAGCCATGCCGATGTCAGTGATCCAGACCAGGTCGCTGCCCTTGTCGCTGACGTGATGGCCAAGCACGGCCGGATCGATATCCTCATCAACAATGCCGGTATTTCCGGCATGACGGCTCCGGTCGAGACGTTCGACCAGGAGGACTGGCGCCGCACGATAGATATCAACATCAATGGCAGCTTCTATTTCGTCCGCGAAGTCGTGCCTGCGATGAAGAAGGCCGGAAAAGGCGCAATCATCAATATTGCCTCGACCGCCGCCCTGTTCGGCTACCCTCAGCGCACAGCCTACGCCACGTCGAAGTGGGCCATGCTCGGCTTTACCAAAACGCTCGCCATGGAGCTTGGTCCGCAGGGTATTCGCGTGAATGCGGTGTGCCCTGGCTCGGTGGAAGGTCCAAGGATCGACGGCGTCATCCAGCGCGATGCCGCACAACGCGGGCGCGATGCCGCAGACATAAGACGCGTTTACGAGTCCCAGGTCTCCATGCGCAAATTCGTTCGCGCAGAGGATATCGCCAACATGTGCGCTTTTC